A single genomic interval of Maniola jurtina chromosome 23, ilManJurt1.1, whole genome shotgun sequence harbors:
- the LOC123877315 gene encoding facilitated trehalose transporter Tret1-like yields the protein MGVPQKISPFMRQCFVTATVGFNIISFGCAIGFPAILLPQLHERDSSFHLTKDQESWIAAILPLSVLSGNFIAPPIMDRLGRKMTHYVLTLVSLIGWYITIMATSFEALMIGRLWQGVSGGLLTTMRSVLIGEYTSPKNRGAFLTTVSLTQAFGVFLSHLLGSLLTWQMVALICVFFPFISLIMVIYTPESPSWLVTRGRYEECREIFRWLRGYDEEEELADMIQSRLAYEHAEIKESIRKSERNWFRNLVTMIRKREFYKPIILMVISNILMHVSGASTFAPYATMVVGLLMGPNANPYFWMVFLDAQRIVSNTLAVYIINRVNRRTMVFATGALSVLSHIAIVVYVYYKQNGWNYESIWLPALLINLQFVAVGMGMVPMPQVIGGEIFPLQYRSIGGTISMATGTGLMFVALKTFPDLIEKTGLHGTYGIYAIIIIVNLVVMMAWLPETRGKTLQEIEDELRGRPLKIEEIQARESLQSNPIEIYKRKMSERRCSSPTIV from the exons ATGGGAGTTCCGCAGAAGATTTCTCCGTTTATGAGACAG TGCTTCGTAACTGCCACTGTGGGATTCAATATAATCAGTTTTGGATGTGCGATCGGTTTCCCCGCTATTCTACTGCCTCAGCTGCATGAGAGGGACTCGTCTTTTCATCTCACTAAAGACCAGGAGTCATGGATTG CGGCCATACTCCCTCTGAGCGTGCTGTCAGGCAACTTCATCGCTCCGCCCATCATGGACCGCCTGGGACGCAAGATGACGCACTATGTCCTTACACTGGTGTCTCTCATTGGATGGTACATCACTATTATGGCTACTAGCTTTGAG GCTCTGATGATAGGCAGACTCTGGCAAGGCGTGTCAGGAGGTCTCCTCACCACAATGCGATCGGTCCTCATCGGGGAATACACCAGTCCAAAAAACCGTGGAGCCTTCCTCACTACGGTATCATTAACTCAAGCATTTGGCGTGTTTCTCAGCCATTTACTAGGGTCTTTACTGACCTGGCAAATGGTTGCTTTGATCTGTGTATTCTTCCCTTTCATAAGTCTTATTATGGTTATTTACACCCCAGAATCTCCAAGTTGGTTAGTGACTAGAGGAAGATATGAGGAATGTAGAGAAATTTTCCGTTGGCTACGAGGTTATGATGAAGAGGAAGAATTGGCTGATATGATACAATCTAGATTGGCTTATGAACACgcggaaatcaaagagtcaaTCCGTAAATCTGAAcgaaattggttcagaaatcttgtgACGATGATAAGAAAGCGGGAGTTCTACAAACCAATTATATTAATGGTGATCAGTAATATATTAATGCATGTGTCTGGAGCGTCAACTTTTGCTCCGTACGCGACAATGGTTGTAGGTTTATTAATGGGACCAAACGCAAACCCTTATTTCTGGATGGTGTTTTTGGATGCGCAAAGAATTGTGTCAAATACTTTAGCCGTTTATATAATTAATAGAGTTAATAGACGTACGATGGTGTTTGCTACAGGTGCATTATCAGTGCTCAGTCATATAGCTATAGTTGTCTAtgtttattataaacaaaacggTTGGAATTATGAATCTATATGGTTACCAGCTCTATTAATCAATCTGCAGTTTGTAGCCGTTGGAATGGGTATGGTGCCAATGCCACAGGTAATTGGCGGGGAAATATTTCCATTACAATACAGAAGTATTGGAGGGACTATAAGCATGGCAACAGGCACGGGTTTAATGTTCGTGGCGTTAAAAACTTTTCCGGATTTAATAGAGAAGACTGGTTTACATGGCACATATGGGATATacgctattattattatagtgaaTTTGGTTGTGATGATGGCTTGGCTTCCCGAAACGAGAGGTAAAACGTTGCAGGAGATTGAAGATGAACTGAGGGGGAGGCCGTTGAAAATTGAGGAGATCCAAGCGAGGGAGTCGTTACAATCGAATCCCATAGAGATATACAAGAGGAAAATGTCTGAAAGGAGATGTAGTAGCCCCACTATAGTTTGA
- the LOC123877280 gene encoding uncharacterized protein LOC123877280 isoform X3 has translation MSLVEGASDTEHRPDESRESPKKKDKPRGSVQMSEPYMWKEQIHTLMKGADSESDISDSEHFLTKGAFLLTPSHGLSMEKASTICEKMEFKGCFSLTKTATGILFKFSSVDDYQMVFKKGFHKVTGSRFYRKIAIPCRPQKTFTVYVYDIPDDIPEEDVRHALYKFTSIVEVVRLNFAGSPREGNTGTSTPKPLEKTPPRAIASIDGELVSSMVPKEASSVIRVTLANIEEANILLQNGLDFYGATYFPTELATPAQAAKLIKPSRLPRNIKHNPNLLPTNN, from the exons ATGTCCTTAGTCGAAGGTGCCTCAGACACCGAACACAGGCCCGACGAGAGCAGAGAGAGCCCTAAGAAAAAGGATAAGCCCAGAGGATCCGTACAa ATGTCTGAGCCGTATATGTGGAAGGAGCAGATCCACACGCTGATGAAGGGCGCGGACAGCGAGTCCGACATCTCGGACTCCGAACACTTCCTCACCAAAGGCGCATTCCTGCTGACGCCTTCACACGGCCTCAGTATGGAGAAGGCCTCCACCATCTGCGAGAAGATGGAGTTCAAAGGGTGCTTCTCCTTGACCAAAACCGCTACTGGAATACTCTTCAAGTTCTCCAGCGTGGATGATTACCAGATGGTTTTCAAGAAGGGGTTCCATAAGGTTACTGGGTCGAGGTTTTATAGAAAG ATCGCCATCCCCTGTCGTCCTCAGAAGACATTTACAGTATACGTGTACGACATTCCTGACGATATCCCTGAGGAGGACGTCCGCCATGCTCTCTACAAGTTTACCTCAATCGTAGAAGTGGTTCGTCTCAACTTTGCTGGATCGCCGCGAGAGGGAAACACTG GCACCTCAACCCCAAAACCATTAGAAAAGACACCGCCTCGAGCAATCGCCAGTATCGATGGTGAACTGGTCAGCAGTATGGTGCCCAAAGAAGCATCCAGTGTGATTCGCGTCACGTTAGCCAACATCGAGGAGGCAAATATCCTTCTGCAGAACGGTCTCGACTTCTATGGAGCTACGTACTTCCCTACTGAGCTTGCTACACCGGCGCAAGCTGCCAAGTTGATTAAACCTAGCAG ATTGCCCCGAAACATTAAACATAATCCAAATCTCCTACCCACAAATAACTAA